One window of Phalacrocorax carbo chromosome 1, bPhaCar2.1, whole genome shotgun sequence genomic DNA carries:
- the LOC135315877 gene encoding cell surface glycoprotein CD200 receptor 1-B-like, which produces MMGTSQQVGRCKKTTSPTKARASLEAVRRTVCTVVLLAITAVTGAGGNNRVSVTVGKSSVLACPPKSNMTMVTWKISPKAGGPCTLGYRADLNKTDRTNCSDSMNWKSRPDWDPALEIRQVGIAFEGNYTCKVVATEGNFHKMYHLTVIVPPRLTVYCDNHGNPVCKAAAGKPPARVSWVLESNSTPEEEGHDNGTVTVLRKFTAYSTNMTNTTCIVSHPAGTWSKSIACHLSETSTWFLHCVLSLASLLGLFFLLAVLHLYTFCDSRTIRNRYKPRHLPLAELCGPVSNPAPEQR; this is translated from the exons ATGATGGGGACCTCACAGCAAGTTGGACGGTGCAAGAAAACCACATCACCCACAAAGGCAAGAGCATCTTTGGAAGCTGTCAGGAGGACCGTGTGCACCGTCGTTCTGCTCGCCATCACGGCGGTCACAGGAGCAGGAG GAAACAACAGAGTGTCAGTGACAGTAGGTAAAAGCTCTGTGCTCGCCTGCCCTCCCAAATCAAATATGACTATGGTAACATGGAAAATAAGCCCCAAGGCTGGAGGGCCCTGCACCTTGGGATACAGGGCTGATCTGAACAAGACAGACAGAACAAACTGCAGTGACAGCATGAACTGGAAATCCAGGCCAGATTGGGATCCTGCTCTTGAGATACGACAAGTGGGAATAGCCTTTGAGGGCAATTACACCTGCAAAGTCGTAGCCACAGAAGGGAATTTCCACAAGATGTACCACCTCACCGTGATAG TCCCCCCCAGGCTGACCGTGTACTGCGACAACCACGGGAACCCCGTGTGCAAGGCAGCGGCAGGGAAGCCGCCTGCTCGGGTCTCGTGGGTCCTAGAGAGCAACTCCACCCCCGAGGAAGAAGGCCATGACAACGGGACAGTGACTGTTCTCAGGAAGTTCACAGCATACAGCACCAACATGACTAATACAACCTGCATCGTGTCCCACCCAGCTGGGACGTGGAGCAAGTCCATAGCCTGTCACCTCTCAG aGACCAGCACATGGTTTCTTCACTGTGTCCTCAGCCTTGCAAGCCTCCTGGGCCTCTTCTTCCTGCTTGCTGTTCTTCATCTCTACACCTTCTGTGACAGCAG GACAATTAGAAACCGGTACAAGCCAAGGCATCTTCCACTTGCAGAGCTGTGTGGGCCTGTTTCTAACCCAGCACCTGAGCAGAGATGA